TTAGAGGTATATacaaaacttattatttataacaaAGTCTTGGATAATAAAAGagtataaaattaaaaataaatatggtgAAACAAATAATGgatcttttaaatatttagttttccatatttattgggttcataatattttgaatGTAAAAAGATGAGGCTTATAAGgctattatataattttataggaaaaaaataacaagcAAAATAGCTAATggagaaaataaataacaccATTTAATAGTTTCCATcaatattcataaaaaatgtttaattttaaattctTATTCTTTAAAcacactatatatatatatacataataaaatattatatgatcAAAACTATTTGATTTATATGCTTACTAtggctatttttttttttttttttttttaagagtataataaaaaatgagtaTTTGACTTATGACActtttcattaaaaaaatgaataaactATGGTAACATTGGCAATTAATTTGAGCGTATCAattaaaatgtaaaataaaaagtgaaTAAAAAGTGAATGAAAAGTGAATGAAAATAGTTGAATAAAAAGTGAATGAAAATAGTACCAAAAGAGTTTTATAAAGCATATAGGGTTTGCTTCATAAATAATTGTGACTGGCTTTGTGTTGggctatatattatactgaTAAACTATTTACACCCAttttatatgcatttttcTTATCCTTTTCAATTATGTTAAATCTTCAACTTTACAAATATAATGGACTACTGAATAATAGCTCCAACTTTTTAATTGTCAAACGATTTAAGAGTCACATAAATTCTGTATCAATATTACagcaattttataatagaTTGCCaattcgaaaaaaatatataaaagcaaTAAAAAAGGGAACCTTAATTTGGGACAAAGGCCAAGTAAAAATATTCACCTCAATATAATTTGACCATGTTTGATAGAGATATTGTAacttgcatatatttttgtgattatttttattttctataaaaatcaaaatatctCCAAAACTTCTCAAATGAAACTGTTCACATTTAATAACACATTTATtgcttttttattaattaggTAAAAATACCTCCCTTAAAAATAGAAGGATATGATCCACCAAAGAAATGTTTATCCcctttaacaaaaaataggAATAATCAATACCGAGGAAATTTTCAAAACCTTAAAGCTCATCGAGTGGAATTTCAAGACTAACCATGGCAAACATAAAGGgtttatcttttttaaaaaaaaaaaaaaaaaaaatccaaatatattttttttaattcattattaatacaattttccattttgttcatacatatatatatgtacttGTGTGTGCTCACATTATAGTGAGATCAAAAATGTAACTCTTTTATTTCAACATATTTCAATTATGGTTTTAGATTATAATGGTAAATGTGTAAAAATTTGTCAAATGGGATAAAACATGCATATAAGAATAAATGGATATACATTCATGGTGAGGTTGTGTTTTACCACGAAAAAAATGGACTACACAAAAATGAATTTGCAGTTTTGCATTTCATAATGTGTGTGGATTGTTTCTATGACATGGGcatactaaaaaaatatataataaataagatggtaaaaaatgggaaaatatgataaaaaatggtaaaaaatggaaaaggatagaaaaagatgataaaaaatggtaaaaaatgataaaaaatagtgACAGCTTTAGGAATAGTATAGAAAAAATGTGAGGGTTGAAATAGACGATACAGCCATTTAAATGACCAAAAATATCTGTTTATACCCAACAGtgatcataatatatttaatacttgatttttttatttataaaaaaagtatgGATATTAAATGAAACTGTATTATTTAACTAATCTCACAATTAGAAGGGTTTACTATTTTCTTATAAAACATAACGCAATTCATCCCGAGAAAAATTACTATCCCCTATCATTTCAAACGGAGGGTATATCGGGACAAGACTATCTTGATGACCAATataaacattattatatattttccaatAAATTTCTCTAACTTTTTTTGAAGGATGAAAAATTCCTTGTActaaatattgaaatataatAGCTGGACCAAGAGCAACTCTAAAACCATCTATAGAATCTATAACAGCTTGTATTAAATGTGGTGATGTTTCAAAAATATTTGGCCAAACATGATTTAATAAATGTATCAAAGCATCTTCACGATTAAGCCCAAAACAACCTAAAGCTAAATGTTTACAAGCCCATGTAGCAATTTGTCTATGCACTAGATCTCTATCTGTTAATGCATGTTCTAATAATGATACAACAGAATAAATATAATCTTTTGCAATTTCTCCAATATATTCAAACATAAAAGATAAAGCTTTTAATACACCATTTTGAACATTAAGATCTTgtgttttatattcattcaTTAAGGCTGCTAATACAGAATATGGTAAACAAGTATCAGCAACAATTGCTATAGCAACTGTAGTACATACTCTTAATTGCCTTTCTTGAActcttaaattatttaataaaactgTTAATACTTCAAATGGTCCAATAGTACGTGCTATATATCCAAATGTTTGTATTGTAGCTCTtctaattaattttttatttgattttaaaAGTTCGATTAAATCAAAACATATTCTATCCCATTCTTTTGGTGATACCATATCTCCTCCTTTATCTGCAATAATAccaattaaattaataacattttcttGAACTTTTTCATGtctatttttcaaaattggTGTAATTCTTGGTAACAAATCTTTAATTGGGGGTGTCATATTATTTACACCCAATACAATTACAATAGATCTTAAggcttttaaaatatttgctAAAACTTCTGGATATTCTTCTCCTAAATATTCATATAGATATAAAGCTAAATGACCAAGCATTTGTTGTTCATCACATGTTTTAATTAGTTTAGAAATTCGAGCTATTAACTCAGCACTTTGTTGCCTTACTTTTGGTAATGGTGTATTAAGTCTCCATCTTATTATTCCAGCAATTTGTGGTAAATATGGTTTcattcttaattttaacttATTTACAATAATATCAAAAGAATTTAGTAAAACATAATAATCATCTGATGTTTGTTCTTgaaaagaatataaaattcCATCAATTAATCTTTCTTCTAATTTTTGATCTATATAATCAACTcctaaattattaattatattttgtattgTTTGCATAACCATTTTTCTATAAGATTCTGATGGATCTTTTAAATCATCTACTATTTTAGATATAACAATTTCTCCTCCAATTTTATTTGCTATTTCAACTGTAGTATCAACAATTAAGTTAAAATTCCTTTTATCATTACTATTTCGTATTATCCAAAATTGTTCAAAAAAAGGAtttaatatttctttatttatataatcttTTTCTATACCTTCAGTTTGAATACATTGTTTAACACATTttaaaactatttttttcatttcttcaTCTGGAGAattaaattcatttattaatattatcataaCTTCttttgtataataatttgCATGATAACTATCCATTAATGGTATAATAAGTCCTATTGCTTTTAAAAAAGATGCTAAACATTTTCCTCGATATTCTGTTATTCCTTTCCATAATGGCCGAAGAACAGGATCAAATGCTTCTATACCATATGGTGCTGCTGCTTCTGCTAAAGCAGCTAAAGCTAATGCAGTTATGGTTCGAATTTTTTGATGCTCATCATGTAATCCATGTGcaataatatttactaattgttttaaatgtGGTAATACTGCACATCCTGTTAATATTGCTATTTGTTGTACAATTTTTATACCAGTATGTCTTGCTTCCCAACTTTTTTTAGATTGACATACagcttttaaaaataatattaaagatGGAATACCTAATGCAGATGCAACAACAGCAAATGCTCTAGCAGTAGTATTTCTTACATATTCATCTGGATGATCAATATCAGGTCTCATAATACCAATCATAGTTGCTAAACCTGCAGCTTTTGCTAAATTACTAATTATCTCTCTTCCTTCAACTCTTGCATAATAATCTTCATCTATAAGTAGAGGTTCTATAACAACtaaaattttatgaacaTATGGTCTAACTAGATCAtctaatttaaataatattctaTCTATAACTTTGACTAATAGATGTCTTTCTTGATCTTCTAAAGTATTTTGCATCATCATAggtaatattaaattaaataaattttcagGTCCTAACTCTTTTACTTTATCTGTTATTGTTCTTAATGCATTTCTTCTAATTGATGGAGtaccattttttatttttaaaagtaataacataatttttctttcttttatttcatcttGTGATAAATCAtcttcattataattttgaaacaatttattaaaataaatataatcttcattttttatttcaatatattttaattcatttaaaaGTTGTGGATTTgttatttccattattttattttgttctcTCAAAATTTCttcatcttctttttttaaactattattaatatttggtaaattataaaaaggtGTATCACTTATAAATGTACTTTCCCCATTCTCATTAATAATTGTGTTATCTAATGTACTTTTTCCTAAATTTAAATtgacatttttatttccttgAATTAAAGGTGTTGTTGTTGTAtcgttcatatttttaaataatatttttaatttattttttcgaaTTGTTTCATATTCTTCTGGTGGTTTAACTATTTCATATCCATCTATAGGCAACAAATTATCCAAATCTTCATCTGTTAATGGTCGATTTCTATAAtccatttcattttttatttttatttttatataatcattattTTGTACAGAACCAGAATATGGTGTTATAGGAGTCATAATATTAGTTCCTAAAATTGGtgtatttattatcatattttcattatatttatttcctGATATAATTGGTGTTTTAAGTTGATTCATACCTGAACTAGCCATTTTACCATCTCcaaaattgttattattattactactagTACTATTTTCTACTGTTCTGTCCCatcttgatatttttttttttttattttttatatttccatcATTTAGAAGAAAAGGAGTTTCACCCCATTTATTTGGAGCAGGTGTTTCCATATTTCCAAAATCAACaatatcttcattttcatttatcaTACCCCATTTgctttttatttcatctcCATTTTCATTTCCCcatctcattttttttttttcttcttgaTGATTATTAATATCAGATGTAGCTATAacatcattttcttttttattattatttaaaattttattttttatattttttttattaatatcgaCCATAATATCTGTATATGTTCTTTCCCCAGGAGATGGGGATTTTTCATTAAAAGGATCTGCTCTTTCTGGtgataaaatataatcatatttttttttttggaattcGTTTTCACGTTTTTTTATCGATTTATCTTTTATTAGCCCGAGTGATACATCATCAAGattgtcattattattattattattattatttaattcattttcaactatttcattttttaaagtatttatgttaatattatttagaAACACATTTTCTGAATCATCTTCATTTAGGATAGGATCAATTTCTCTAACATATTTTATCTCGTTCAcaacattatttatttcatattttatgttttttttttttgtatcctttttatttgattcattttttttagttccCATTATATAACCACCGTTTAAAGGAATAAGAgatataacaaattttatcTTCCACTATTTTGTCAagattttttttccttttatttatcttatatatacTAATCTGTATATTTTCACATATGTTTCCACACTTCCATACAACTTAATCATATatcctttattttattttattttatgtcaATTTTTCATGTTCGTCTTCCACACTTTTGCAAATATTTCCCACTAaacatgcatatacatacatatacatatacttacttatatttttccacAGATTTATTCATTTACTCTATTATTGCATAAGCTGatattacaaaattataaaataaaaaatttgattTAACAATAATCTCGAATAGTTTTAAGAATATATTACTTTATTTCTTACTCattcataaataaataaataatttaatggttaaaatttatttttaaaaatgtttatatttttttttaaagcttTTTCTCTGGTTTTTATTTAAGCCCTTTTTATGATTGGACTACGAAAGGGGAACTAGTTcaaatgaaaaatgaaaaataaaaaatgaaaaagtgaaaaaaatgaaaaatgaaaaaaatcgtttttatattgtaaaGCAAAACTTATGATACATAAGATATCCGCATTgccatatttaatatatcccttatttttttattatttttttttttttttttttttttaaattggaaaaaaaggaatacgtaacaaattatataactATGATTATGATTATGAAAGCCCATataacaaattaaaataaatatttatataggaaaataatagtaatgttaaaatgaaaaaaataacaacaatattaataatagcaTAGGTAAAATTTAAACGATTTTTAGTAAGGCCCTTGAAATGGATAAGTGCTAAATAAAcaatgtaaaataaaaataaaagtgtaGAATAAATACAAACTTGTAATTCATATGGCTTAGACATTTCAAAAATATTCTAAGCTTGAAACCCCACAATAAatttattctatttttatgatttcaCCATTTTCACCATTTCACCATTTCACCATTTCACCATTTCACCATTTCGCCATTTCAACACTTCGCCAATTTTCTAATTGGGAAAAGTATGCGCTGCAAAAAAGAATTAGGGGAATATCAGGAAAGCTCAAAATTTTGAACCAATACAAATaaggatataaaaaaaaatgatagtaAAAGtatttgataaaatatttataagtaATGTATATGATGCAAACAATgtttacaaattaataaatcttAACATAGGAGGTGTATTGACATGTTTCGAATGTAATGGAATTGAATGGTGTGCCAATCATGaacatgataaaaatgataaaaataatttattattttataaagataaattaataaaatttaaaggAGAAATAcaagatgaaataaattcCACAAAAACGATTAATAACATAGTTGattatgatgataaaaaaataaatgtttataaaaataaattacatGATGAATGTGAACATtgtgataatataatttttccaCAAGAATTGTTAAATGgaaaattagaaaataatacaattaaagattatataaattcaaTGATAGAAATAGAAAATGATGTTGGTATTTATTCTTTCCAAAATAGTCAATCAATTTTAAAAGAGACATCCAATTTGGAACACACCGGGAGTGGAAAAGTGGGGGAGAGTGGAAAAATGGTGGAAACTGAAAAAATGGTGGAAACTGAAAAAATGgtggaaaatgaaaaaatgggggaaaatgaaaaaatggtggaaaatgaaaaaatgggGGAAAACGCTTGCATGCAAAATATAAGAAATGTCCAAACAGTTTGTGAAATGAATAAAACAATGAGAAACAATTTTAGcatttcatataataatatatataaaatgaaacatatgtatttaaatatattagatacatatgatgaaaatatattaaaccaTGTAGAAAAAGcacataaatttatagataatataattaatgaaaataaaaatattttaattcattGTATGGCTGGAATTTCTCGATGCTCCTCtataatattatcatatGTTTCTCGAAAAAATCAAAAAGGAATTaatcataatttttcaatACTTAAAAGTAGATACCCATTTGCTCATCCAAACGATAATTTTTATCGACAACTTTTactatatgaaaaaatgaactATAATTTGGATgtaatcaaaaaataaaaaaataaaataaaaaattacaaaatagcaaaataacaaaataacaaataacAAATAACAAATAACAAACTTGTACATACTTTTCCATGTgttataattcattttttattttatgcaaaccatatttttacattcataatttattttcttatgCCCATATATTCAAAATTGCATATTCATTCATTCGTGTATATACTTTTTTGCTCCCTTCGAAAAACATTAATATttacaataataaataatatattttttttttattttaaggGATGTAATGAATatcacaatatatataaaaaaattaaattaaataataaacttATTGaagatttaaaattttataatttaaataataacaaagcTCCTACTTCCAAATACAGTTGCAAGTGAGTTAAATTGATATGTctaatttttgttttcataactatcaattttattttcaaaatataagcATCTATccatgtttatttatttcataatttaACCTAGATTTTGCAGACGCATCTTATTCAATAATAACGACATAATTGACCATGATACATCTAAacatcaaataaaaaagaaggTTCGAAAATTGTTTATCTCtctctctatatatatatatatatgtattgcTTATTGACTTAATGTGTATCCTGACAATTCTAActgttttatcatttttaatttttttttttaaagtatGGAAATTCCTGTACAAGCATTTTTATAGAAAAGAAGGAATGGATAATGACCGATCACAAAATGAAAGGCATTATATACTGTCCTAACACTAGTGTAATATATtcagaaaaattatttattttagaaataaaaatgtttctTTTCGACTTTGTTCAAACATTAGAAGTTTATAAGAATGGATATaaaacttttatatattttttattattttgtattattttttattattttttttttctactttttattatttttttttctatttttttttttttttttagtgcAATACTAAACTTGGAAAATGGTCATGGACTGGAATATGCTGTTCATGTGGATACTTGCAAATACCTGCATTTATGGTGAGATTTTCATAAGTTTGTAATTTTAaactaaataaaaatagtcgCTATGGTTCTAGCCCATCTACAGGCGCACGTATACACACATACCAACACACCCACACAATAGTACACACAATGTACAACATTATCTCATTATTTTATCCGGTTTTGTTTCAGTTCAATGACTCTAATATTgatcatataaaaattaacataaattaaagaaaaagtTTTGATATTCTAAGAGAGGAGTTTATTTATGTGATTCCGAAATAACACATTTGTATATAtccctttttttaattagagtaattttttttttcaaatcaaatatttactaaaaataaactttacatacatacatccataaatatataaatatataaatacataaatacaaaaaaacatgatgaattaaatttttaaactatCTACAAATTTAgattagaaaatataaaaaaatttaatcattttgaataatatattttaaattaattttatgataaaaaaaatttccttatttttataattcatcttttatattttcagaaCTTGTCTTTCTTTTCTCGGCGTCTACTATTGGGGAAATTCGTCCTtctgaaattttattatacaatCAAAGTGggtttattaaaaaaatggacTAGCTAAAAATGGACTAGCTAAAAATGGACAAGCTAAAAATGGACAAGCTAAAAATGGACATCTAAAAATGGACGAATAAATGACCTACCTGGAAATCGCTTTTCAAATcctatttgtatataatcTATCTCcttttgaattaaaaaatatgtggcTAGATTTTCTGTAATATCTAAAAATTATtcaatgttttaaaaatgatgTAATCAAATATGTTCAGAAAATATACCCCCAAATTTATAGGGGGAGAATTCTCTTAAATTGGCATTTCCAACGAAGTGCCACAATTGTAAAGTGTTAATTAAAATGGCAcaattataaaatgttaattaAAATTTGATTATTGCTaccttttttttgataaaaacatataaactCTCCAACTCCATTCTTTTTAAGTTGAACATTAAGCATTGCATTTTGTAAAAGTGTCATGTATTTTTCTCCAAGCTTCATTAAATTCGAATGGCTTTTGTACATACTCTGAAAAGAGGGTTTGTAAATGTGACAATAATAACGGAGTGGTAGAAATGGTAGAAATGCAGAAATTGTAGAAATGTAGAAATGTAGAAATTGTAGGGCGGAGTAATAGGACATAGTGATGGTTCAGGACGGAGAAAGAAACCCGCGAATGCAAACCAACTAGACACAAAGACAGCCATAAAGGGGCATAAATATACTTACATAATCACCATCAATTcgaacataaatataaatctGAGTCAAATATGTATAACTATCCTTATAAGCTATTTCTTCTATGTCTGTTGGATGAAAAGTATTATTTGTGTgatcatatgtatatgtatatattatttaacaaaattttatacattatatatttcactCAAAACACACTTTCAATATCATCTTCTAATCCGGACAAATCCAATTCTTCCATGTCTTTTTCAAAATCACGATTTAAAGGATTAGCATTGTTTGGTTGATTTAAGTTTTGGTTATTAACCAAATTTAattgtattaaaattaagaaaaaaaataagtaatATATtctcattttatattaaaagttaaaaaaaaaaaaaaaaaaaaaaaaaaacgcatacatatgtacatatatgtgtagagggaaaaatattatacatgcgttttaacatataaaaaatatatttataacttAATTATTGTATAATTCACAAAAAAcgataaaaaatgaaaaaaacaaaatgaaaaaaaaaaaatagagtAATTAACTTAATGCTCGATTAtgtaaatatgaatattataaGACGTCGGAAGTGCTAAATATTTCATGTATGTacacgaaaaaaaaattgcatattaaataaaatcaaatgagtaatatatttttaaaaattttaagaaacaaatataaaaatggtatAGAAATGGTATAAAAATGGTatcaaaatgatataaaaatggtaTCAAAATGATATCAAAATGGTATCAAAATGatatcaaaatttttttaaattgcatataaaaagaaaataaattaaatatcaAGTTGTCATTAAATTTCCTACAACTATTTTCTCCACTATTTTTTCCCTatttctaaaaaatatatatatgtatatatatttcttatatccataaacaaaaaaaaaaaagaaaaatgaatAGCAAACGAAAAAATAGGATCtccaattttatatttttgcacAAATTAAAAGCGATATTCCCCTCTCTAAAGAATATTATTGATTCTTCTCTGACACCCCGATTTATCTACTTCTGTTACTGACAAATATGTCAATGatcatttatttaatatatatatatatgtccgcaaaataatttgataataaaaaattaatgtttTTTTGTATCCTATTAATTATAAGAATTGTTTTATCCAAGGGTGCGACTTGACTTCCTCGGCAGAAATTCTTTCTTCGGAGCTTCGGCTGCAAAGCTAAATTATTAAAGCGGGCCCAACACATTAGcaaatgaaacaaaaaaagggAAGCAATAAAGAAGTGTGGAAAAAAGGGAAGTAATAACGAAGTGGGAAAAAAGGGAAGTAATAACGAAGTGGGAAAAAAGGGAATAACGAAGTGGAAAAACATGACAATTGCATATTTCATTTCATACCCTCAATATTAATTCACGTGCCATTTGCGAAACAGTTTTGGGGAAGTGAAAATCAAACTCCTTAATCTGCTCAAATATTCTTTCCTgcattgaaaaaaaaaagaaataaaataaatacacaTATGTAGACAGGTAAAAAATGGTCCTCATTTGACTGGggtgaacaaaaaaaaatgtaagatATGACTTGCGTAATGGTTAAACCTGGGAATTGTCAGTGAAGGGA
The Plasmodium yoelii strain 17X genome assembly, chromosome: 4 genome window above contains:
- a CDS encoding splicing factor 3B subunit 1, putative — translated: MGTKKNESNKKDTKKKNIKYEINNVVNEIKYVREIDPILNEDDSENVFLNNININTLKNEIVENELNNNNNNNNDNLDDVSLGLIKDKSIKKRENEFQKKKYDYILSPERADPFNEKSPSPGERTYTDIMVDINKKNIKNKILNNNKKENDVIATSDINNHQEEKKKMRWGNENGDEIKSKWGMINENEDIVDFGNMETPAPNKWGETPFLLNDGNIKNKKKKISRWDRTVENSTSSNNNNNFGDGKMASSGMNQLKTPIISGNKYNENMIINTPILGTNIMTPITPYSGSVQNNDYIKIKIKNEMDYRNRPLTDEDLDNLLPIDGYEIVKPPEEYETIRKNKLKILFKNMNDTTTTPLIQGNKNVNLNLGKSTLDNTIINENGESTFISDTPFYNLPNINNSLKKEDEEILREQNKIMEITNPQLLNELKYIEIKNEDYIYFNKLFQNYNEDDLSQDEIKERKIMLLLLKIKNGTPSIRRNALRTITDKVKELGPENLFNLILPMMMQNTLEDQERHLLVKVIDRILFKLDDLVRPYVHKILVVIEPLLIDEDYYARVEGREIISNLAKAAGLATMIGIMRPDIDHPDEYVRNTTARAFAVVASALGIPSLILFLKAVCQSKKSWEARHTGIKIVQQIAILTGCAVLPHLKQLVNIIAHGLHDEHQKIRTITALALAALAEAAAPYGIEAFDPVLRPLWKGITEYRGKCLASFLKAIGLIIPLMDSYHANYYTKEVMIILINEFNSPDEEMKKIVLKCVKQCIQTEGIEKDYINKEILNPFFEQFWIIRNSNDKRNFNLIVDTTVEIANKIGGEIVISKIVDDLKDPSESYRKMVMQTIQNIINNLGVDYIDQKLEERLIDGILYSFQEQTSDDYYVLLNSFDIIVNKLKLRMKPYLPQIAGIIRWRLNTPLPKVRQQSAELIARISKLIKTCDEQQMLGHLALYLYEYLGEEYPEVLANILKALRSIVIVLGVNNMTPPIKDLLPRITPILKNRHEKVQENVINLIGIIADKGGDMVSPKEWDRICFDLIELLKSNKKLIRRATIQTFGYIARTIGPFEVLTVLLNNLRVQERQLRVCTTVAIAIVADTCLPYSVLAALMNEYKTQDLNVQNGVLKALSFMFEYIGEIAKDYIYSVVSLLEHALTDRDLVHRQIATWACKHLALGCFGLNREDALIHLLNHVWPNIFETSPHLIQAVIDSIDGFRVALGPAIIFQYLVQGIFHPSKKVREIYWKIYNNVYIGHQDSLVPIYPPFEMIGDSNFSRDELRYVL
- a CDS encoding dual specificity protein phosphatase, putative produces the protein MIVKVFDKIFISNVYDANNVYKLINLNIGGVLTCFECNGIEWCANHEHDKNDKNNLLFYKDKLIKFKGEIQDEINSTKTINNIVDYDDKKINVYKNKLHDECEHCDNIIFPQELLNGKLENNTIKDYINSMIEIENDVGIYSFQNSQSILKETSNLEHTGSGKVGESGKMVETEKMVETEKMVENEKMGENEKMVENEKMGENACMQNIRNVQTVCEMNKTMRNNFSISYNNIYKMKHMYLNILDTYDENILNHVEKAHKFIDNIINENKNILIHCMAGISRCSSIILSYVSRKNQKGINHNFSILKSRYPFAHPNDNFYRQLLLYEKMNYNLDGCNEYHNIYKKIKLNNKLIEDLKFYNLNNNKAPTSKYSCKFCRRILFNNNDIIDHDTSKHQIKKKYGNSCTSIFIEKKEWIMTDHKMKGIIYCPNTSCNTKLGKWSWTGICCSCGYLQIPAFMFNDSNIDHIKININ